Proteins encoded together in one Microcebus murinus isolate Inina chromosome 18, M.murinus_Inina_mat1.0, whole genome shotgun sequence window:
- the PIGW gene encoding glucosaminyl-phosphatidylinositol-acyltransferase PIGW isoform X2 has product MSQKQMKEAFVSNLNGTSVLEITEGLCFPAFCVLCRGFLIILSQHSCSISHTWKTRFFIDFVVLILPLVATLTILSSFIFLELLTVIIFGAGLLYQIYQRRTCYARVPVQKILGKFLTVSVESEYIPAISCFRVITSVFTAIAILAVDFPVFPRRFAKTELYGTGAMDFGVGGFVFGTAMVCLEVRRKDYIKGSRFYYFTKSLYAVWPLVFLGIGRLVIIKSIGYQEHITEYGVHWNFFFTMIVVRMITLLLLIIFPLNKSWIVALSISILYQLALDFTPLKRLILYGTDGSGTRVGLLNANREGVISSLGYVAIYMAGVQTGLYVHKNRSHIKDLIKVACCLLLAAISLFISLYVVQVNVEAVSRRMANLAFCIWIVASSLILLSILLLGDIILSFAKFIIKGALVPCSWKLIQSPVTNKKYSESLVPEAERKELSLCLIIALNRKQLIFFLLSNITTGLINLMVDTLHSSTLWALFVLSLYMFTNCLITSVLYLQDKTIKF; this is encoded by the coding sequence atgtcccaaaAGCAGATGAAGGAAGCTTTTGTCAGTAACCTCAATGGAACCAGCGTGCTGGAAATCACCGAGGGCTTGTGCTTTCCTGCATTCTGTGTCCTGTGCAGAGGATTCCTGATAATTCTCTCACAGCACTCATGTTCTATTTCACACACCTGGAAAACTAGATTCTTCATTGACTTTGTTGTCCTAATACTTCCCCTGGTGGCCACCTTGAccattttgtcttcatttatctTCCTTGAGCTTCTTACTGTGATTATCTTTGGGGCAGGGCTGTTGTATCAAATATACCAAAGGAGGACTTGCTATGCCAGAGTGCCTGTCCAGAAAATCCTTGGAAAATTCCTCACAGTCAGTGTAGAATCAGAATACATTCCAGCTATCTCCTGTTTCCGTGTAATTACCAGCGTGTTTACTGCTATTGCTATTTTGGCTGTGGACTTCCCAGTTTTTCCCAGAAGATTTGCCAAAACTGAGCTCTATGGGACAGGAGCAATGGATTTTGGAGTAGGTGGCTTTGTTTTTGGGACTGCAATGGTTTGTTTAGAGGTCAGGAGGAAAGACTATATCAAAGGGtccagattttattattttacaaagtcaTTGTACGctgtttggccattagtcttcCTAGGAATTGGACGATTAGTTATTATAAAATCCATAGGCTATCAGGAGCATATAACTGAGTATGGAGTTCACTGGAACTTTTTCTTTACCATGATAGTTGTGAGAATGATAACATTACTGCTattgattatttttcctctaaataaGTCTTGGATTGTGGCCCTCAGCATTAGTATATTATACCAGCTAGCCCTTGACTTTACCCCACTAAAGAGGTTAATTTTGTATGGCACTGATGGCAGTGGCACAAGGGTTGGTCTATTAAATGCCAATCGAGAAGGAGTAATCTCTTCCTTGGGATATGTGGCAATATACATGGCTGGTGTGCAAACAGGGTTATATGTTCATAAGAACAGATCACATATCAAAGACTTGATAAAAGTAGCATGTTGTCTTCTACTGGCAGCTATTAGCCTCTTCATATCCCTTTACGTAGTTCAAGTAAATGTAGAAGCAGTATCTCGAAGAATGGCCAATTTAGCTTTTTGTATTTGGATAGTTGCTTCTAGCCTGATCCTTCTTAGTATTTTATTACTGGGTGATATAATTTTGAGTTTTGCcaaatttataattaaaggaGCTCTAGTACCATGTTCTTGGAAACTTATCCAGTCACctgttacaaataaaaaatattcagaatctcTAGTTCCTGAAGCTGAAAGAAAGGAACTTAGTCTTTGTTTAATCATAGCTCTAAATAGaaaacagttaatttttttcttgctgtcaaATATAACAACTGGTCTGATCAACCTGATGGTAGATACATTACACAGCAGTACCTTATGGGCCTTATTTGTGCTCAGTCTCTATATGTTTACCAACTGTTTAATTACATCTGTACTGTATTTGCAAGATAAGACTATAAAATTTTGA